Proteins from one Capricornis sumatraensis isolate serow.1 chromosome 2, serow.2, whole genome shotgun sequence genomic window:
- the ELOVL1 gene encoding very long chain fatty acid elongase 1 isoform X1, translating into MRKWQAGWPWGLLSSPAPSQPSTTARLAPTEPLARMEAVVNLYQEMMKHADPRLQGYPLMGSPLLMTSILLTYVYFVLSLGPRIMANRKPFQLRGFMVVYNFSLVALSLYIVYEFLMSGWLSSYTWRCDPVDFSNNPEALRMVRVAWLFLFSKFIELIDTVIFVLRKKDGQVTFLHVFHHSVLPWSWWWGVKIAPGGMASFHAMINSSVHVIMYLYYGLSALGPVAQPYLWWKKHMTAIQLIQFVLVSLHISQYYFLPSCNYQYPVIIHLIWMYGTIFFVLFSNFWYQSYTKGKRLPRVLQQNGVPGTTKVKAN; encoded by the exons ATGAGGAAGTGGCAGGCAGGCTGGCCCTGGGGACTCCTCTCCAGCCCTGCTCCATCCCAGCCCTCCACGACTGCCCGCCTGGCCCCCACTG AGCCCTTAGCCAGGATGGAGGCTGTTGTGAACCTGTACCAGGAGATGATGAAGCATGCAG ATCCCCGGCTCCAGGGCTACCCTCTGATGGGGTCCCCCCTGCTAATGACCTCCATCCTCCTGACCTATGTATACTTCGTTCTCTCACTGGGGCCTCGCATCATGGCCAACCGGAAGCCCTTCCAGCTCCGTGGCTTCATGGTTGTCTACAACTTCTCACTGGTGGCACTTTCTCTCTACATTGTCTATGAG TTCTTGATGTCCGGCTGGCTAAGTTCCTACACCTGGCGCTGCGACCCAGTGGACTTTTCCAACAACCCGGAGGCACTGAGG ATGGTTCGAGTGGCCTGGCTTTTCCTCTTCTCCAAGTTCATTGAGCTGATAGACACA GTGATCTTTGTTCTCCGGAAGAAAGATGGACAGGTGACCTTCCTACATGTCTTCCACCACTCGGTGCTTCCCTGGAGCTGGTGGTGGGGGGTAAAAATAGCCCCAG GAGGAATGGCCTCTTTCCACGCCATGATAAACTCCTCAGTGCACGTCATCATGTACCTGTACTATGGATTGTCTGCCCTTGGGCCTGTGGCTCAGCCCTACCTTTGGTGGAAAAAGCACATGACAGCCATCCAGCTG ATCCAGTTTGTCCTGGTCTCGCTGCACATCTCCCAGTACTACTTCCTGCCCAGTTGTAACTACCAGTACCCAGTCATCATCCACCTCATCTGGATGTACGGCACCATCTTCTTCGTGCTCTTCTCCAATTTCTGGTATCAGTCTTACACTAAAGGCAAGCGGCTGCCCCGTGTACTTCAGCAAAACGGAGTTCCAGGTACCACCAAAGTCAAGGCCAACTGA
- the ELOVL1 gene encoding very long chain fatty acid elongase 1 isoform X2: MEAVVNLYQEMMKHADPRLQGYPLMGSPLLMTSILLTYVYFVLSLGPRIMANRKPFQLRGFMVVYNFSLVALSLYIVYEFLMSGWLSSYTWRCDPVDFSNNPEALRMVRVAWLFLFSKFIELIDTVIFVLRKKDGQVTFLHVFHHSVLPWSWWWGVKIAPGGMASFHAMINSSVHVIMYLYYGLSALGPVAQPYLWWKKHMTAIQLIQFVLVSLHISQYYFLPSCNYQYPVIIHLIWMYGTIFFVLFSNFWYQSYTKGKRLPRVLQQNGVPGTTKVKAN; encoded by the exons ATGGAGGCTGTTGTGAACCTGTACCAGGAGATGATGAAGCATGCAG ATCCCCGGCTCCAGGGCTACCCTCTGATGGGGTCCCCCCTGCTAATGACCTCCATCCTCCTGACCTATGTATACTTCGTTCTCTCACTGGGGCCTCGCATCATGGCCAACCGGAAGCCCTTCCAGCTCCGTGGCTTCATGGTTGTCTACAACTTCTCACTGGTGGCACTTTCTCTCTACATTGTCTATGAG TTCTTGATGTCCGGCTGGCTAAGTTCCTACACCTGGCGCTGCGACCCAGTGGACTTTTCCAACAACCCGGAGGCACTGAGG ATGGTTCGAGTGGCCTGGCTTTTCCTCTTCTCCAAGTTCATTGAGCTGATAGACACA GTGATCTTTGTTCTCCGGAAGAAAGATGGACAGGTGACCTTCCTACATGTCTTCCACCACTCGGTGCTTCCCTGGAGCTGGTGGTGGGGGGTAAAAATAGCCCCAG GAGGAATGGCCTCTTTCCACGCCATGATAAACTCCTCAGTGCACGTCATCATGTACCTGTACTATGGATTGTCTGCCCTTGGGCCTGTGGCTCAGCCCTACCTTTGGTGGAAAAAGCACATGACAGCCATCCAGCTG ATCCAGTTTGTCCTGGTCTCGCTGCACATCTCCCAGTACTACTTCCTGCCCAGTTGTAACTACCAGTACCCAGTCATCATCCACCTCATCTGGATGTACGGCACCATCTTCTTCGTGCTCTTCTCCAATTTCTGGTATCAGTCTTACACTAAAGGCAAGCGGCTGCCCCGTGTACTTCAGCAAAACGGAGTTCCAGGTACCACCAAAGTCAAGGCCAACTGA